CCGATAAACGACTGTGCATTTGACGGcggaaaaaagaagagaatgaagaggagagggaagaagatggagagaacCATGGAAACAGAGGAATGTAAGAGGAAGTGAGATTTGAAATGTTAAAAGAGTAATAATGAAGATAGAAGGTTAGGTTAGTGCAAGGGTTAGAAGAAATGTAGTTTATTAGTTAGTGTAAGGGTTTTTACAGAATCCCGAAGCTCACATGTGCTGATTTAAACTACAATCCACTTGCTGACTTCTCTGCCACGGGTTTCCCCGTTTCTTACAATATTAGGACCTACAATATTCATATTATGGagatttctttcaaattttgttattaggTGTTTCATGTTTGGTAGGGGATTATAATTTGTGAAACAGCCAACTAAACACCaactaattaaaacaaagactgattttgttctttattttacattttaacgggatacaatattaaaaagaaagaagaagataataattATCGTTCAATCGTTTTCTCTCTAAtctttgtaattttaaatattttttggacaagtctctctctaatctttatttgattatatatcttcttcaaatttaattatactttCATTCATATATTGTTTTCAGAGAAATTTTCCTTAGTTAGATTCATTGCTaacttttggtaaaaaaaaagattcattaCTAGATGTGGTTAAAGATTTTCTCAAATGTTACAGAGCAAAAATCGTTTCTTACAGTTAGATTGGCGCCCCAATGTATTAAGAAGCATAGAAGATGTGTCTTAACCTAGTTGCAAGAAAACATAAATGGATACGCGGAAAAAACCGTTCCAAAAGCATAAAGAGGAATTGCAGTGTAtaaccccaaaaaaattaataattcaatGACTGACTATATTAACCATTAAAAACTTATACTACCTATATTTTCTGTAAGAATTCCCAAACTAACCCTCAATCACACCACCTCCTACCATTatctaccaccaccacctccatcAACCACAACCACCGGCCTCCGTCCAGCCACCACCGTCGTTCAGCCGTCCACCACCAACCGCCGTCCAGCCTCCGGCCAACTCCATCCACCGGCCAACGACCAACTCCGATCACCGGCCACCGGCCAACTCCGACCACCGGCCAACTCCGACCACCGGCCAACTCTGGCCAACGGCTACCGGTCAAGTCCGGCTGTCAGCCACCACCAACTCCAACCTCCGTCCAGCCACCGGCCGTCGTTTACCACCTCCACCTCCGGCCGCCGTTCAGCCAGCCACCACCTCCGGCCGCCGGACACAAGAGATCGACGGAAGTAATGTCGGGGGCATCAAGGGCATTAGAGGAGTTTATAGTGAAGTGGAGTATTTGTGGGGAAGTGTTGTTCATGGCTGGacggaatcaaatattccagcccacctctcttgttactcggtcgctagggatgattggttgtgcgactcagtcactagatgaggtggggtttggtgtgtttgtgggagttttttttgtaaggagcaatttctacgccggttgtctTGTCGGAATTATAGGGTTCCGGTGAGATAGTTTCCCGTGGATCCTGTgtgaggattgggaatccgggtgCGGTCATTTCAGGACGTCCTGGCGAGACGTATAGGACATTCGAACTGTTGACCTTGCATAtactaaaccatttcttttacCACCAAACAAACGAAACACTTTTAGAATCATTATTTAATCTcgttttcttatatttaattgatcgaaCCTATCTATGTCTTCGTGTTTCTTTCCGTTGTTTTTTtactcttcatattctttctcgtAATTTCCATTGTCAAATTTcatgataattatcatcataCTTTTACCGTccggttcttcgttatactcttcttcttcctcttcctcgtcatCATTCTCATattcttccactgaataattattttaaacattttttttagataaccATATAACTTggtaacccatcaaactccaagaccaaaatcattgtCTCTTTTCTCGTAAAAATTTATGGATCATCATAGTTACCACatgcactcaattattgatactttcacaTGTATACTTACTCGATTTTTGATCCACATTTATTGAAACTTCTCGAATCAAAATCTTTGATactacaaaattgcaaattacttgcagagaaagtaatatgaacacatgtatagctaataaataATGTGTTTGTCGTcgatcttttttctttaaacttcaaaaattcactcaaacaacatcaaatcaaggtctttcaacgtcaatccttctttcttagacccagaaatataaattttgctGAAACAATATCAAGTCACCTATAAATttatacacaaaaacatgtttaacAGCTCATAGGATATGTAAAGCATAAagatagataaataagatattttcaaaatattaaacttttaagttttaggtaACATTTTTCATGTTTCGTAGAGTTTCTGATTTCTAAAcgttttagaaacaaaaaacgGGGAGAGTTTCCATGGAACCTAACTCAAAACAAAGTAGCTTAAATGTACACATTATTTGGTTTTATCAGATATAAACATTATTTGATGTCATAAGGCAAAATGGTTCTATGGTCTAGCGGTTAGGACATTGGACTCTGAATCCAGTAACCCGAGTTCAATTCTCGGTAgaaccttcttctttttgttaaatctttccttttattttcaAGCTTCCCACGTGCGAATAAAACAGTCATCATAGAGCTTCACCACACGTACGAAATCAGAtccaagaaaaaggaaagaagtaaAAGTTGGAACTGAGAAACAAATGTAAAACGAACCcaacctttttcttgttttctggTCTTTCTttcaataagaaagaaaccaaaaaaaacaaaacccaatcTCCAAgaattacaatttacaaaaaaaatcctcgttaaaccaaaaaccaaaattaagtaaaggaaaaaaaatgaactacAAATTCTAACTCCACCAATCCTAACcccaagaaacataaaaaaaaattaaagacaaaaacaaagaaaaaaaaaaaaaacaaatcctccCTTCTAACATTTATGCTACCTTTGAGGACTCTCTTTGCCTCTGTTATTATCGACACAAAGAATCGACTGAAACGAATCATAAATTATCCTCTACTACTCCATAAGCAGCAGGTTCAGGCACAATCTCACTAGACTGCCGTCTTCTCGACGATGAGTTCCCATTGTTATTGTTCCTTCCACTGCTTCCTTGCGACCCCGAGTTCCTCAAAccattaccaccaccaccaccattatTACCACTTGTTGTTGCCCCTGCTTGAACCGCTGTTACATCTGACGCGCTCTGCCTCCAGCTCCCGAATATAGCAGCATTCCAAGACCCTCTTGACGAGTTTGTTCTCAACCGGGAAGAGCCTGAACCCGAGTTGGTATCTTCTCTTACTACTTTCAGTGGGTTCTCAAGTGCGTTCACAATGTGTCTCATTAACGGTCGTCTTGTTGGTTTTGGGTTTAGGCATGACTTTGCAATGATAGCCATTGCCCATACTTCTTCTAGAAGGTCTTCGTCTACCATTAATGATGGGTCTATGATCTTGGTTACTAGTTCCTTTTCGTTTGTGCTGATGTATGGCAAAGCTTCTTCCATGTACTCTCTTGCTATTGCGTTGTCTGGCGAACTGATCCCGAGCTTCCCCGTTACTAGCTCTAGTAATACTTTGCCGAAGCAGTAGACATCATAGGAACATGTTGCATTTGCTGCACCTAAAAGAGAGGAAAACAATCAGATGTCTTCGAAAAATCCCCAAACCTATTCGGTTAATCTTACAAAGCAATAGATTTGGTTTCTTTCATTCAGATACTACATCCACGAACCGGCTCCTTTGATACATTCCTAGAACCTATTAACTTAATGTTCTATTATGAAAGAAGCAATTGAAACGTTACACTTCAAAATGTAGATCGTTTTTAAACTAAAGTTCATATTATGATGGAAGGTTTTATGATCCGAAGTATATATACCTGAAGATGATGGTTCAGTTGATCTGCAATAGTGGGAAAAGAAGATGGAGACGCATTagtaaatattcaaattataacaCAAGGACCAGAAGGTTTGTTAATGTCATAAGCACTTACTGTGGTAACCGAAGTAAACGAGAAATCCTGCTTTGATAAGCATCACCTTGAGCATATGCCTCACTTAGGCTTCCCAGACGTACCTCAAATTTATCATCAAGAAGTATGCTACTTGCCTGTACGTCCCTATACAACATTGAACACACACAAATGAATACTCTCGGTTTTGTGCTTACTAGGAAAACATAGCAACAAGTAATTTAGGAGCAGATAACATCAATGGGCTGCTACATCAATGTAACTTAGTGGAGGATTCAAACCTAGTTCACACatgctacatatatatactatgtCTTGCTATGTCAATATGCTTTAAATAGTATCAagattatattacaaaaagcTGAGAAGGAGACAAGTAGTACCTATGAACTAGAGGTGGTGAACACTCATGATGCAAATAAGATAGTCCCTCTGCTGCACCAAGAGCAATTTTCAACCTTGTTATCCAATCCAAAGACTTCAATCCATCACCTTCGTTGTCGGGTTTCCTGAACAAAGCACTAGCCAAATCACCGTTTCTCATAAACTTGTATACCAGATACTTTTGGCTCTCATTCTCCAAGCAGTGTCCTAAAAAGGGAACCAGCCTCTGGTGTGCAGCCTTACTAAACAACTCCAGTTCTGATATATACCCTTCACTTTTACTTTCCCGCACATCAATCTTTTTTATAACAATAGGTGTACCATTTTCCAAGAAACCACGAAACAAACTCCCAGAGTGGCCACGTTTTATCAGACTGCCATCATTGAACTCCGCTGTTGCCTGGAGCAGCTGCTCATAAGAAAAAGCATTTCCAAGACGTGACAAATCAAAAGTCTGTGCTCCTTTAGGTGGTTGTTGTGAAGCTTCCCCTGCAGGCTTAGGCCTGTCAACATTTCCACTTTGTGCCGCTCTGCGTCTTCGGCGTATACACACAACCAAAAGAATTGGCAAGATGACAAATATCAGAATAAAACCAATCCCACCTGCCACTGCTGCAATTATAATTACAGTTCTGTGGCTTATCCCTGAAGAAGCTTTTCTTGATGTAGGTTGTGTAGAGTTAGGACgtccaaaatcatcaaaatctaaCCCTCTAGATTTATAGAATGCTGCACAAATTGCTGACGGCTTCTGTCTCCTCTCATTTTGAAGACAATTGCTTGTAACAGACACATTTTTCCCTACCACATAGTCCGGAACCTTACCTTCGAAGTAATTACCCGAGAGGTTTATCTCCCTGAACCTTCTAAGAATCGCTGTGAGCTCTCCATAGAATGTGTTAGATGAGATATCAACAACTGTAGTAGTAGCTATCTGGTCTGGATCAGAGCTAGAATTTGGTAGCATTCCTGTGAAGTTGTTCTTAGCAATGTCAAGTATCCGTAATCTGGGTAACGACCAACAGAGATCAGGTACACTACCGGAGATAACATTCTCCCTAAAAACTAGACTTTGTAGTTGGCTCTCAGCACTGCACAAATCTACTGGTAAAGTTCCACTTAACAAGTTATCGCCAATCGCCATTAGCTGCAACTTCCTTAACTTACTCAACTCCTGAGGAACTGAACCAGACAATGAATTGATGCTGAGATCAAGGTCAACAAGATTGACAAGACCACCTAGCTCTGAAGGAATCGGAGACGAGAAACTATTACTTGAAAAATTCAGATGGATAAGCTTCGATAACGTTCCTAAACCTGGAGGGATAGGTCCAGTAAGGTAATTAGAAGAAACATCAAGAGTCAACAGATTCTTCAGAGAGCTAAAAGATGGAGGAAGAGTCCCAGTGAGTGAGTTCTTAGAGAGATCAAGCTCTGATAGATTCAACAACTGCCCTAAACTGCTGGGAACTAAACTTGTAAGACTGTTCTGAGACAGATTCAAAGTCTTCAAACTAGTAAGGTTACCAAGAGTAAAAGGAACAGCACCACTAACAGAGCAAGAACTAAGATCCAACACTTGCAATGTCAACAAAGTAACACCAAACCACTCAGGTATACTCCCAGGAAGTGCTAACCCAGAGGCGTTGAAGTATACCAAACGAGTAAGATTACGAAGAGGATCAACAGCGAATTGTGGGTTTTGCTTACCAATTCTTGTTCTCCTGAACCCTGAAACGTTGATCCCAGTGATACTACCGTTCTCACATTGTATCCCTCTCCACACACCACAAGGATCACCTTTGATTGGCCAATCTGTTCCTTTTAACCCTAAAGAAGACCTGAGGTTAAGCAGAGTGAGTCTCTCACTAAATCGAGTCCGTGTTTGgccagcaacaacaacagagtCAAACAGTaccaaacacaagaaaaaaccCAATGCGCTTCTTCTTTGATCAACCATTGCTTATCAAACTCAATCCAACGACCCATCAACACACACACTCATCACTCACAAAccccagagagagagagagagagagatttaagCGAAATACCCAAATCCCACAACCCTAATAAAAATCAAGTCTTTCGATATttagagaagatgaaagagacaGATATCGAACTgggtttgctctgtttctggatCCAAATACAGCTCCTACCTTCACAGACATTAAAGcacctctctttctttctttctctctcttccctctctctctaaatCCTAAtttatgagagaaaaaaaaaagaattaaagtaGAAAAATTCACTAATCCTTAAAATCagacaaaacacacataaaagtgatttgtttgttctgtgcgaaaaaaaaaaatctttaaagagagagaagaagaagaagaagaagaagaagaagaagatcgagatTGTTGAGAAAACAACTGTAGACTGTGACACTCCTCTCTCGTCTTTAGAAGAAACTTCGaaattaattctttttatttattttaatactgTATGAATCTGATTTGATTAATAACTTTTTGaaattcaatatttaaaaaaaaataaccaagtGTGGTTTGACTTGGTAACCCCGCTATAAGGCTTAGTTGGCGCAATTACTATTCCTATAAAAAGGTTGggaacaaaagtttttttttttttttttcagattttattattatccctctgtatatatttattgtcATCCCTTCATATATTTAAGGAGTAATATATCTCTCCTCCTAAATTTCACCATACTTGGCCGATTGAGAGaatctttttttattgcttTCTAAAAATCTTCTGTTAATTCCTTCAAAAAGTAATTACGAAATATAACTATACAAAATCACTGTAACGTCAATTCAATTCACAAGCACACAACCAAATCAGCTAGCGGAGTATAACATTTAACTGgcagtatataaatatattctccaACATGGCAACATGGGTCCGCCAAGAAGTGGTTGACTCTTCCCCTCACTCAACGATTTGCTTCGTCACATTCTTAGCTAAGGAAACTTCAAATCTCTTGCTCGTCTTCAATTCATTCAACAGAAGTTTATGTATCTTGAAGGCACAAAATCTCTTATTCATACAGTTATTGATGTGGGTTTCTTTGTCAATGAAAGTAGTATACGAGTTCTATGCTAATCTAGGTAACATTGAATATCGTGAGAACGGTCTCATTCTAGCGTATGTTCATGGgattaatgtttaaattttcaCCAGACATCATCAATCAAATGTTTCTGGAGGACAACTTATGCTCCGTCCAATCCAGTGATGGTACTTACACTTATGTTTCTGACATCAAAATCGATTAAACTTCCCAAGTCCAATCCACCATATCCGACAAACCCACAAACTAGAAACTGAAATTGAATCGCTgatatgaaacaaaaccaaattatgaatcttgggagaaaaaaaaaatagaacctTTGAAACTCGATTTAAGCTTCTACTCACTGAACATTGGAGGCGAGAGAGTGAGCAAGAAGAAAACTTGAGCAGCTTTCTAAACGAACATGATGAATTGAGAGACATTGtttcaacaaagaaaacttTGGATTGAATCAATTCAAGATTGAATCAAGTTTGGTACAAATCAGGAGATTTatagaagtgaaaaaaaaaaactaattctaATTCATAGGAAACTAAAAGATTGCAGAATGGTGCAATGAATGAATTGACAAGTCTGTCTCTCTTTATCATAGCCCAGATGGTTTGTTCCTAATCCGGCTTGAACGTCTCACTGGTgtaatcatctcttcttctctatcacCCTGTGTATAATCCATAAAACGGGTTAGTGTTAAAACGATGCAAAAACTTTTGTATTTAAGTGATCATCACTGATTTGATGATGGTACTTACACTTTTGATAAGAAATTGGTCATgatgttcttcattttctcatAAGTTGTGAAACTTCCGTAAGAAAAGGAGCCAACAGAGTACTCTGATGCTGAAGAAGCCATTGATTCTCTCCTCAACTTGCTACTGCTACTGTTGGTATTCTTCTTGCCTCCTTCGGCCTCGAAGTTAAGTGAAGAAAGCTTTTCTTTTGTCAGATTCTCTACTGGTACATCCTCGATGATGGTCTCAGCGGATGCAGCCACAGATTTTAACTTCTTAACGTACATGTAGGCAACCGCTGCGAGTAGAGCCAGCATAGTCGAGGACAATACTATCGTAGCCTTGACTGAATCATTATCAGACCTTACTTCAGGATGAACATCATCACTAGTTTCTGTTGCATTTTCTCCAAAAGCTTCTTCTGTTCCACTTTCAGCATCAGCTTTGGCTAAATCACTATCAGCCTTGTTAGAAGAACTTACTTCAAGATGAAGAACATCATGACCAATTTCTCCAATACCTTCACTTTCAGCAGCAAGTATCTCACTCTCTTTTTGCTGGTGGAGATTGATGGCAACGGATTCAGCATGCTGGTTAATGTAGATAGCTTCTGATTCAGCTTCTTCCAGCTCCTCCTGGTCCTTTTTGGATGATCCTGTCTCAAGCTTTTCTTCAGGAGTCACCTCAGACTCTCTCTGTTCTTCAGTGTTCCACTCGAAGCCATTTCCGGAAAGAGCATTCAAGTTCCCTTCAACTTCACTCAGCTCTATATCTGTGTTCCATCTCACCTCAGTCTGTTCATCAGATTCATTAGTTTCTGCATCCCCATCTGATTTCTCCTCTCCTCCACTCTTTAGCTCAGATCCATTGACAGAACCATCCTCTCCATAGACATCTTCTCCATAGACATTGATAGAACCATCCTCTCCATAGACATCTAAAAGATTGGTTTCAACTGTGCTCGTCTCTTGTAATGGTTCTTCATTAACAGAACCATCCTCTCCATAGACATCCTCTCCATAGACATTGACAGAACCATCCTCTCCATAGACATCTAAAAGATTGGTTTCAACTGTGCTCTTCTCTTGTAGTGGTTCTTCAATGATTTTATCTCTTGTTGGCTGGAAAACAGTATTATCCTCCAGAGTATACGTCAAGTTATGAAATTGCAACTGACCATATTCCTCATTACCTCCTCCAAGACTTGAGATCAGCTTATCCATGTACACAAGTGATGAATCTATCAAAGTCCAAAACTTTTCACTCAACTTGTCCAAGTTATTAGCTTTTGCAAACTCTGTGATTTCTTTTGGGATATGGAACTCGTTGAAAGTTGAGATCATCGGTGGAGAAAAGGTCGCTGAAACTAACAAATACGCCATGGCCAAAGCCAAAAACCAACCAAGGAACTTGAATTTCCTGAAACCAGACTGTTTTGGAATCTGACTTGTTTCTTTAACGCTTTCACAAACCATTTCTTCATCACTCTCTGCTTCCAATTGCTCCACCTCTTCAGTTTCATCTTTTACTACTGCCTCAGCTCCATCCTTGTCCTGTTCCTCACATGTATCAGATTCTTCTACAGACAATTCAGTTTCCGAAGAAGAGCTTTCAGAGATGAAAAGTTCCTCAAGCTGCTTGCACTCATCATAACGCTTCTCGATTCTTGGATTCGGCTTATAATGAAGGAACTGAGGCCTCGGCGACAGATAATTCTTCTTCGGATCATAAGGAGGCAACAATGTAGTATCAACTTCACGAGCTGCAAATTCAGGAGATGCGTATGGAACAGAAGGACGAGGACTGATCCTGAACCTTGGATCAGAATATGTAATCCCTTTGTTCTCATAAACTTCCTTCTCATCAAAATCAGTCACAGTCATGTCATGTGACCCTTCAAACTGCATCTTATCATCAATACAAATGGAGTGTATGACATCTGAAAACGAAACACA
The Camelina sativa cultivar DH55 chromosome 15, Cs, whole genome shotgun sequence DNA segment above includes these coding regions:
- the LOC104747423 gene encoding uncharacterized protein LOC104747423 produces the protein MASPTNKNPSFSPPIPNRPNPKPRNSEAGDPLRRSFGGNPFPANTKVNIPSEFTRRNSFGGEDKENETKAVTTPKVSKNFMSPTISAVSKINPSPRKRVLSDKNEMSRSFSDVKGLILEDNKRSHHRAKSCVSFSDVIHSICIDDKMQFEGSHDMTVTDFDEKEVYENKGITYSDPRFRISPRPSVPYASPEFAAREVDTTLLPPYDPKKNYLSPRPQFLHYKPNPRIEKRYDECKQLEELFISESSSSETELSVEESDTCEEQDKDGAEAVVKDETEEVEQLEAESDEEMVCESVKETSQIPKQSGFRKFKFLGWFLALAMAYLLVSATFSPPMISTFNEFHIPKEITEFAKANNLDKLSEKFWTLIDSSLVYMDKLISSLGGGNEEYGQLQFHNLTYTLEDNTVFQPTRDKIIEEPLQEKSTVETNLLDVYGEDGSVNVYGEDVYGEDGSVNEEPLQETSTVETNLLDVYGEDGSINVYGEDVYGEDGSVNGSELKSGGEEKSDGDAETNESDEQTEVRWNTDIELSEVEGNLNALSGNGFEWNTEEQRESEVTPEEKLETGSSKKDQEELEEAESEAIYINQHAESVAINLHQQKESEILAAESEGIGEIGHDVLHLEVSSSNKADSDLAKADAESGTEEAFGENATETSDDVHPEVRSDNDSVKATIVLSSTMLALLAAVAYMYVKKLKSVAASAETIIEDVPVENLTKEKLSSLNFEAEGGKKNTNSSSSKLRRESMASSASEYSVGSFSYGSFTTYEKMKNIMTNFLSKVVIEKKR
- the LOC104747422 gene encoding probable LRR receptor-like serine/threonine-protein kinase At2g16250; its protein translation is MVDQRRSALGFFLCLVLFDSVVVAGQTRTRFSERLTLLNLRSSLGLKGTDWPIKGDPCGVWRGIQCENGSITGINVSGFRRTRIGKQNPQFAVDPLRNLTRLVYFNASGLALPGSIPEWFGVTLLTLQVLDLSSCSVSGAVPFTLGNLTSLKTLNLSQNSLTSLVPSSLGQLLNLSELDLSKNSLTGTLPPSFSSLKNLLTLDVSSNYLTGPIPPGLGTLSKLIHLNFSSNSFSSPIPSELGGLVNLVDLDLSINSLSGSVPQELSKLRKLQLMAIGDNLLSGTLPVDLCSAESQLQSLVFRENVISGSVPDLCWSLPRLRILDIAKNNFTGMLPNSSSDPDQIATTTVVDISSNTFYGELTAILRRFREINLSGNYFEGKVPDYVVGKNVSVTSNCLQNERRQKPSAICAAFYKSRGLDFDDFGRPNSTQPTSRKASSGISHRTVIIIAAVAGGIGFILIFVILPILLVVCIRRRRRAAQSGNVDRPKPAGEASQQPPKGAQTFDLSRLGNAFSYEQLLQATAEFNDGSLIKRGHSGSLFRGFLENGTPIVIKKIDVRESKSEGYISELELFSKAAHQRLVPFLGHCLENESQKYLVYKFMRNGDLASALFRKPDNEGDGLKSLDWITRLKIALGAAEGLSYLHHECSPPLVHRDVQASSILLDDKFEVRLGSLSEAYAQGDAYQSRISRLLRLPQSTEPSSSGAANATCSYDVYCFGKVLLELVTGKLGISSPDNAIAREYMEEALPYISTNEKELVTKIIDPSLMVDEDLLEEVWAMAIIAKSCLNPKPTRRPLMRHIVNALENPLKVVREDTNSGSGSSRLRTNSSRGSWNAAIFGSWRQSASDVTAVQAGATTSGNNGGGGGNGLRNSGSQGSSGRNNNNGNSSSRRRQSSEIVPEPAAYGVVEDNL